A region of Halarcobacter mediterraneus DNA encodes the following proteins:
- the pyrC gene encoding dihydroorotase has protein sequence MESLIIDSPLDMHLHLRDGDMLELVGPLTSKSFSGALIMPNLAPPITTKEALLSYKQRILNACSEDDFKPYITIFFQVDYSYEFLKEIKDEIISVKLYPFGVTTNSETGVASMDINVLRPTLQSMEKLGIPVCIHGETKGFILDREKEFLPIYESLAINFPKLKIMMEHISSKESIDLLKKYDNLYATLTVHHLLLTLDDVIGGMLNPHAFCKPIVKKPEDRDALLQLALDAHPKVMFGSDSAPHPKEKKETSDGAAGIFSAPIALQALAEVFEKNGKLDNLNAFVSLNAQKIYGISPIKKSIKLVKKDFIVPNTYNFKNEKVVPLFAGEILSWSLED, from the coding sequence TTGGAAAGTTTAATAATAGATTCTCCTTTAGATATGCATTTACATTTGCGTGATGGCGATATGTTAGAACTTGTAGGCCCTTTAACTTCAAAAAGTTTTTCAGGGGCACTTATTATGCCAAATCTTGCTCCTCCTATTACTACAAAAGAAGCATTATTATCATATAAACAAAGAATTCTAAATGCTTGCAGTGAAGATGATTTTAAGCCTTATATTACGATATTTTTTCAAGTTGATTATTCTTATGAGTTTTTAAAAGAGATTAAAGATGAGATTATTTCAGTTAAGCTTTACCCTTTTGGTGTAACAACTAACTCTGAAACTGGAGTTGCTTCTATGGATATTAACGTTTTAAGACCAACTTTACAATCTATGGAAAAACTTGGAATTCCAGTGTGTATTCATGGGGAAACAAAAGGATTTATTTTAGATAGGGAAAAAGAGTTCTTACCTATTTATGAATCTTTAGCTATAAACTTTCCAAAACTTAAAATTATGATGGAACATATTTCAAGTAAAGAATCAATTGACTTACTAAAAAAATATGATAACTTATATGCAACTTTAACAGTACATCATTTACTTTTAACTTTAGATGATGTTATAGGTGGGATGTTGAATCCTCATGCTTTTTGTAAGCCAATAGTTAAAAAACCTGAAGATAGAGATGCCTTGTTACAACTTGCTTTAGATGCTCATCCTAAAGTAATGTTTGGTTCTGATTCTGCTCCTCACCCTAAAGAAAAAAAAGAAACTTCAGATGGTGCAGCAGGAATCTTTAGTGCGCCAATAGCTTTACAAGCTTTAGCAGAAGTGTTTGAAAAAAATGGAAAATTGGATAATCTAAATGCTTTTGTAAGTTTAAATGCACAAAAAATTTATGGTATAAGTCCTATTAAAAAATCAATAAAATTAGTAAAAAAAGATTTTATTGTACCTAATACATATAATTTTAAAAATGAAAAGGTAGTTCCTTTATTTGCTGGTGAGATTTTATCTTGGAGTCTTGAAGATTGA
- a CDS encoding manganese-dependent inorganic pyrophosphatase, giving the protein MAIYTCGHTTPDSDSICSAISLAYLLNKIGREAIPARQGPVSPETQFILDRFGFEAPELKTEFAGCELFITDYSDRGQAPKDLDEATVVGIVDHHKLGDIETSTPLECWIRPVGCTNTIVKEMYDYHKVEIPANIAGVMLCAILSDTVIFKSPTCTAKDIEVVRELAEIAGVEDFGALGMEMFKVKSAVDGVPVRDLILRDYKPFDMHGNAVGIGQLEVIDLAIFDKVKADLQTDLDALREENNLHTACLILTDIMKEGSEVLVSSRDTSIFEKAFDVKLVDGKVWLDGCLSRKKQIIPFLQPAFA; this is encoded by the coding sequence ATGGCAATTTATACATGTGGGCATACAACTCCTGATTCAGACTCAATTTGTTCAGCGATTTCATTAGCTTATCTTTTGAATAAAATAGGACGTGAAGCAATTCCTGCTAGACAAGGACCTGTTTCTCCTGAGACTCAATTTATTTTAGATAGATTTGGATTTGAAGCACCAGAATTAAAAACTGAATTTGCTGGATGCGAATTATTTATTACTGATTATTCTGATAGAGGTCAAGCTCCAAAAGATTTGGATGAAGCAACAGTAGTTGGTATTGTTGATCACCATAAATTAGGTGATATTGAAACTTCTACTCCTTTAGAGTGTTGGATTAGACCAGTTGGTTGTACAAATACAATTGTAAAAGAGATGTATGATTATCATAAAGTAGAAATCCCTGCAAATATTGCTGGTGTTATGTTATGTGCAATTTTATCAGATACTGTAATTTTTAAATCACCAACTTGTACAGCAAAAGATATTGAAGTAGTAAGAGAACTTGCAGAAATTGCAGGTGTTGAAGATTTTGGTGCTTTAGGTATGGAGATGTTCAAAGTTAAATCAGCTGTTGATGGTGTTCCTGTTAGAGATTTAATTTTAAGAGATTATAAACCATTTGATATGCATGGAAATGCAGTTGGAATTGGTCAATTAGAAGTTATTGATTTAGCTATCTTTGATAAAGTAAAAGCAGACCTACAAACTGATTTAGATGCTTTAAGAGAAGAAAACAACTTACATACTGCATGTCTAATTTTAACAGATATTATGAAAGAAGGTTCTGAAGTATTAGTATCTTCACGTGACACTTCAATTTTTGAAAAAGCATTTGATGTAAAGTTAGTTGATGGAAAAGTTTGGTTAGATGGTTGTTTATCAAGAAAAAAACAAATTATTCCTTTCTTACAACCTGCATTTGCTTAA
- a CDS encoding sulfite exporter TauE/SafE family protein has translation MELFSDISLLWIIIFILTGFFAGYIDSIAGGGGMIQVPMLLVSGISPIHVLASNKVASVLGVCMATIKYAISKKISWKVVIIAIIPCLIASYFGTILVMYLSDETIQWLIIIAVLLAMVFLFKKSKTIKEENTKISKKSIILSTAPIGFYDGLLGPGTGTYMTISMKKFLHLDYLVSTASTKPLNFATNVGSVIAFVLAGKVLWPVAISMGLANVLGSYIGSHYAIKGGEAFIKKVLVFVLVLMLVANIIKIIFF, from the coding sequence ATGGAACTTTTCTCAGATATTTCTTTACTTTGGATTATTATTTTTATATTAACAGGTTTTTTTGCAGGCTATATTGATTCAATTGCTGGTGGGGGAGGGATGATCCAAGTACCAATGTTACTTGTTAGTGGAATTTCTCCTATTCATGTTTTAGCTTCAAATAAAGTAGCAAGTGTTTTAGGTGTTTGTATGGCAACTATAAAATATGCAATAAGCAAAAAAATTTCTTGGAAAGTAGTAATCATTGCTATTATTCCTTGTTTGATAGCTTCTTATTTTGGCACAATTTTAGTAATGTATTTATCAGATGAAACAATTCAGTGGTTAATTATAATTGCTGTTTTACTTGCTATGGTTTTTTTATTTAAAAAGAGTAAAACAATCAAAGAAGAAAATACTAAAATCTCAAAAAAAAGTATTATTTTATCCACTGCTCCTATTGGTTTCTATGATGGACTTCTAGGTCCAGGAACTGGAACTTATATGACAATCTCTATGAAAAAGTTTTTACATTTGGATTATTTGGTTTCAACAGCCTCTACAAAACCTTTAAATTTTGCTACAAATGTAGGTTCTGTGATTGCTTTTGTATTAGCAGGAAAAGTTCTTTGGCCAGTAGCAATCTCAATGGGTTTGGCAAATGTATTAGGCTCTTATATTGGGAGTCACTATGCAATAAAAGGTGGAGAAGCTTTTATTAAAAAAGTATTGGTTTTTGTACTTGTATTAATGTTGGTGGCAAATATTATTAAAATTATATTTTTTTAA
- a CDS encoding AraC family transcriptional regulator, protein MKSAIFKDSKIPFFELRYVKNIPACTKMHLHEELTLTIIKEGSLKIIFNKKSFDLFAHDIVIINEQIPHCATINKKSYDGYVLYLNKKFLLKNSLQFSLDYELIQDKTIYDEFLLLCICLLDKNSSILEKEEKLFNFCFLTFPKKNKDFLEKKVEENLANKIKNYLDMNYLEELSLEELSLEFKVSIVHLIRVFKNDFGLPIHSYVLNKRVHHAKALLNKNIPIVEVALQSGFFDQSHLNRSFKRIFQLTPKQFQKNLLS, encoded by the coding sequence ATGAAATCAGCAATATTTAAAGATAGTAAAATCCCTTTTTTTGAACTACGTTATGTTAAAAATATACCAGCATGCACAAAAATGCACCTGCATGAAGAACTTACTCTTACAATAATAAAAGAAGGCTCATTAAAAATTATTTTTAATAAAAAATCTTTTGATTTGTTTGCCCATGACATAGTGATTATTAATGAACAGATACCCCATTGTGCAACAATAAATAAGAAATCGTATGATGGTTATGTTTTATATCTAAATAAAAAATTTCTTTTAAAAAATAGCTTGCAATTTTCTTTAGATTATGAACTAATACAAGATAAAACTATTTATGATGAGTTTTTACTTTTATGCATATGTTTACTTGATAAAAATAGTTCTATTTTAGAAAAAGAAGAAAAGTTATTTAACTTTTGTTTTCTAACTTTTCCCAAAAAAAATAAAGATTTTCTAGAAAAAAAAGTTGAAGAAAACTTGGCAAATAAAATAAAAAATTATTTAGATATGAATTATTTAGAGGAGCTGTCTTTAGAAGAACTTTCTTTAGAGTTTAAAGTTTCTATAGTTCATTTAATTAGAGTATTTAAAAATGATTTTGGGCTTCCTATTCATTCATATGTTTTAAATAAAAGAGTTCATCATGCAAAAGCACTTTTAAATAAAAATATTCCTATTGTAGAAGTGGCTTTACAAAGTGGTTTTTTTGACCAAAGCCATTTAAATAGAAGTTTTAAAAGAATATTTCAACTAACTCCTAAACAGTTTCAAAAAAATCTTTTATCATAA
- a CDS encoding 2-isopropylmalate synthase has product MTYKKYRQYPIVKNFVRTWPDNQITKAPIYGSVDLRDGNQALVNPLTIEQKLEYFNTLVKMGFKQIEVSYPSASDTDFNFTRKLIEENLIPDDVAIQVLIPAKKEWIKRSVEAMRGVKNGIFHLYNPTNEFQRRVVFKKTDEEIINMAVESMKYLVELTKGFEGNVIYDYSPESFSQTNLEFAVKICNKVIDVVKPTKQNKMIINLPNTLEACTANIYADRIEWMCNNLNNREALIISVHPHNDRGTSVASAELAVLAGANRVEGTLFGNGERAGNLDLVNFAFNLHSQGIDSTLDLSIVDEVKKMYENLTNLNINPRHPYVGDMIFTAFSGGHQDAIKKGIDFYRENSCQEWNVPYLPIDPKDIKRGYEDVIRVNSQSGKGGVAFIISEFFGEDLTKEESIKFGILVKKQSDKVQRELTKEEIINLYKIFSA; this is encoded by the coding sequence ATGACTTATAAAAAATATAGACAATATCCTATTGTCAAAAATTTCGTACGAACTTGGCCAGATAATCAAATCACAAAAGCACCTATTTATGGAAGTGTTGATTTAAGAGATGGAAACCAAGCTTTAGTAAACCCTTTAACTATCGAACAAAAGTTGGAGTATTTTAATACTTTAGTAAAGATGGGATTTAAGCAAATTGAAGTAAGTTATCCAAGTGCTAGTGATACTGATTTTAATTTTACAAGAAAATTAATTGAAGAGAATCTTATACCTGATGATGTTGCTATTCAAGTATTAATCCCAGCAAAAAAAGAGTGGATAAAAAGAAGTGTTGAAGCTATGAGGGGAGTAAAAAATGGAATTTTCCATCTATACAATCCTACAAATGAGTTCCAAAGAAGAGTAGTTTTTAAAAAAACAGATGAAGAGATAATAAACATGGCAGTTGAGTCTATGAAATATTTAGTAGAACTTACTAAAGGTTTTGAGGGCAATGTTATATATGATTATTCCCCAGAGAGTTTTTCTCAAACCAATTTAGAGTTTGCAGTAAAAATATGTAATAAAGTAATCGATGTGGTAAAACCAACAAAACAAAACAAGATGATAATAAACTTGCCAAATACTCTTGAAGCCTGCACTGCAAATATTTATGCAGATAGAATAGAGTGGATGTGTAATAATTTAAATAATAGAGAAGCACTTATAATAAGCGTTCATCCACATAATGACAGAGGAACATCAGTAGCCTCAGCAGAACTTGCAGTCTTAGCAGGAGCAAATAGAGTTGAAGGTACTTTATTTGGAAATGGGGAGAGGGCAGGGAACTTGGATTTAGTGAATTTTGCTTTTAATTTACACTCACAAGGAATTGATTCTACTCTTGATTTATCAATTGTAGATGAAGTAAAAAAGATGTATGAGAATTTAACAAACTTAAATATAAATCCAAGACATCCTTATGTGGGAGATATGATTTTCACAGCCTTTAGTGGAGGACATCAAGATGCTATAAAAAAAGGAATTGACTTTTACAGAGAAAACTCTTGTCAAGAGTGGAATGTTCCATATTTACCAATTGACCCAAAAGATATAAAAAGGGGATATGAAGATGTTATTAGAGTAAATTCCCAATCAGGAAAAGGGGGAGTTGCTTTTATAATAAGTGAATTTTTTGGAGAAGATTTAACTAAAGAAGAATCTATAAAGTTTGGAATTTTAGTAAAAAAACAAAGTGATAAAGTCCAAAGAGAATTAACAAAAGAAGAAATTATAAATTTATATAAAATCTTTTCTGCTTGA
- a CDS encoding RNA polymerase sigma factor: MLKYYDELLYYAYKLVGDKERAKDIVQETYSRVLEIKDNRKIKNQRAYLYKVVKHIAVDESIEEQKLKSTIFQEDITLSIKTEQPEEIAIKQNQEEIFMQIVNELPQRTKEAFVLFTVDGYTRKEIAKMMDITSNAVEKLIKRATIKIEDELSKKGF, encoded by the coding sequence ATGTTAAAATATTATGATGAACTTTTATATTATGCTTATAAATTAGTTGGAGATAAGGAACGAGCTAAGGATATTGTTCAAGAAACTTATAGCAGGGTTTTAGAAATAAAAGATAATAGAAAAATTAAAAATCAAAGAGCTTATTTATATAAAGTTGTAAAACATATAGCAGTTGATGAATCAATTGAAGAACAAAAATTAAAAAGTACAATATTTCAAGAAGATATTACATTAAGTATAAAAACTGAGCAACCAGAAGAAATAGCAATAAAACAAAATCAAGAAGAAATATTTATGCAAATAGTAAATGAGTTACCTCAAAGAACAAAAGAGGCTTTTGTTTTGTTTACAGTTGATGGTTACACTAGAAAAGAAATTGCTAAAATGATGGATATAACATCAAATGCTGTGGAGAAACTTATCAAAAGAGCAACTATAAAGATTGAAGATGAATTATCAAAGAAGGGATTTTAA
- a CDS encoding FecR family protein has product MENKIKEQAVYWITCEKEGLNESQKKELKSWLKENPFHQKAYDRMKFIHQMSNSLSKENSQKLSSEVHRSLSKSKLSFKVKSYYTSAAAIVLVLFFSLFKIYDENSLKYEKVYSTNTQSILEQSLPDGSIISLDAKTKLDIKFYKNKREAFLSNGKVMFNVEKNENRPFLITSNNIQIEVVGTKFEVISSNNKTTINVKEGKVRTYFLNDLDRKVNTRLLTKAETITYTNQGKINKYLKLNPNKIALWQNNLISFNQISLKEALEEFSKYYDYNFDFSHKKIENYIITGEFATNQIDIFLSTITKIYPLNIDKKDKLIKISKKIEN; this is encoded by the coding sequence ATGGAAAACAAAATAAAAGAACAAGCAGTTTACTGGATAACTTGTGAAAAAGAAGGTCTAAATGAGTCTCAAAAAAAAGAGCTTAAATCTTGGCTTAAAGAAAATCCATTTCATCAAAAAGCATATGATAGAATGAAATTTATTCATCAAATGTCAAACTCTTTATCTAAAGAAAATAGTCAAAAACTAAGTAGTGAAGTTCACAGAAGCTTAAGTAAGTCAAAACTTTCTTTTAAAGTAAAATCTTATTATACAAGTGCAGCAGCAATAGTTCTAGTTTTATTCTTTTCTTTATTTAAAATATATGATGAGAATAGTTTAAAATATGAGAAAGTATATTCAACAAATACTCAAAGTATTTTAGAACAAAGTTTACCTGATGGTTCTATCATTTCCCTTGATGCAAAAACAAAACTTGATATAAAATTTTATAAAAACAAAAGAGAAGCATTTTTATCAAATGGAAAAGTAATGTTTAATGTTGAAAAAAATGAAAACAGACCTTTTTTGATTACTTCTAATAATATTCAAATAGAAGTAGTAGGAACAAAGTTTGAAGTAATAAGTTCAAATAATAAAACAACTATAAATGTAAAAGAAGGAAAAGTAAGAACATATTTTTTAAATGATTTAGATAGAAAAGTAAATACTAGATTACTTACAAAAGCAGAAACTATAACATATACAAATCAAGGGAAAATAAATAAATACTTAAAATTAAACCCAAATAAAATAGCTCTTTGGCAAAACAATTTAATAAGCTTCAACCAAATAAGTCTAAAAGAAGCTCTTGAAGAGTTTTCTAAATATTATGATTATAATTTTGATTTTTCACATAAGAAAATAGAAAATTATATAATAACTGGTGAATTTGCCACAAATCAAATAGATATATTTTTAAGTACAATTACAAAAATCTATCCTCTAAACATAGATAAAAAAGATAAATTAATAAAAATTTCAAAAAAAATAGAAAATTAA
- a CDS encoding TonB-dependent siderophore receptor has translation MSSLKMKFLSPVAALLLCSNIYADEINYSIKSQSLKDAIEVISKKSKTPYIVNGTLLEGKTSKAVQNVIGTKNALNQILQDSGLEAIIEDGAIIIREKRVKNTSKNENDLGEVNILANTKDGSAENGYLVGDISGIGIWGSRSLQDTPYQMTVISSDLLENNMVNDFKDIFKKMPTIQDTETDFPTLRGYQSRYPILEGIKTFYSLSIDPIETERVEILNGASGFMYGSGNVGGAINYTLKKSTDEPIKNITVGNYGGSDYYTHLDIGGKFDEEGKFGYRLNALYEDGESYIENQSKSDKLISATFDYDISDDATIILNLMHREQEETLKASFSFSDNRPSAYDSTKLYAPDKPTVDEADRLMLKLNWDINDIFSTRLAYTYTTVERYIYEVYPSLQTDGFFKTSAFYRPPFDWVGKGVQAYLDADFDTANISHKLSIGVSQSFQERNIYENSLWDSEYGYSLVDLKNIKYDDINPGEKYKIHENKDTNILIGDDILFNDKWSALIGVNYSIIDEKLYSSDGSTTSDYDKSATTPNLSLIYKPFKELTTYVSYIEALEQGTIVGDSYTNAGEILPPLVSKQYEVGAKYSLNENFLISSALFKIENANQYSDDGTSTGTYVQDGLEVHQGIELSATGRVTENLTLMGGFTFMELSIEDSNNPDLEGKEPTGAASRLAKVFAEYDIPSIEGLTLTGGVNYTGKKYGNSTNTDIVPSFTTYDVGTRYKTKIDKYPTTFNVTISNLTDEDYWAASSTLGDPRNIAFSMKMEF, from the coding sequence ATGAGTTCACTTAAAATGAAATTTTTAAGTCCAGTTGCTGCATTACTTTTATGCAGTAATATCTATGCTGATGAGATAAACTATTCTATAAAAAGCCAATCTTTAAAAGATGCTATTGAGGTTATTTCTAAAAAATCAAAAACACCATATATAGTAAATGGAACATTATTAGAAGGAAAAACATCAAAAGCTGTTCAAAATGTAATTGGAACTAAAAATGCATTAAATCAAATACTACAAGATAGTGGTTTGGAAGCTATAATAGAAGATGGTGCAATTATTATAAGAGAGAAAAGAGTAAAAAACACATCAAAAAATGAGAATGATTTGGGTGAAGTAAATATTTTAGCCAATACTAAAGATGGTAGTGCTGAAAATGGGTATTTAGTAGGTGATATTTCAGGTATTGGTATATGGGGAAGTAGAAGTTTACAAGATACTCCTTATCAGATGACGGTGATATCTAGTGATTTGTTAGAAAATAATATGGTAAATGACTTTAAAGATATCTTTAAAAAAATGCCAACTATTCAAGATACAGAAACTGATTTTCCAACTCTTAGAGGGTATCAATCAAGATATCCTATTTTGGAAGGAATAAAAACATTTTATAGTTTATCAATAGATCCCATAGAAACTGAAAGAGTTGAAATACTAAATGGAGCTTCAGGTTTTATGTATGGGAGTGGAAATGTAGGTGGAGCTATTAACTATACTCTAAAAAAATCAACAGATGAACCTATAAAAAATATCACTGTAGGTAACTATGGCGGTTCAGACTACTATACACATTTAGATATAGGCGGTAAGTTTGATGAAGAGGGAAAATTTGGTTATCGTTTAAATGCCCTTTATGAAGATGGAGAAAGTTATATAGAAAATCAATCTAAAAGTGATAAACTCATAAGTGCTACATTTGATTATGATATCTCTGATGATGCAACAATTATTTTAAATCTAATGCATAGAGAACAAGAAGAGACATTAAAGGCATCTTTTTCTTTTTCAGATAATAGACCTAGTGCATATGACTCAACTAAATTATATGCACCTGATAAGCCAACGGTAGATGAAGCTGATAGACTTATGTTGAAATTAAATTGGGATATAAATGATATTTTTAGCACGAGATTAGCATATACTTACACGACTGTAGAAAGATATATATATGAAGTATATCCTTCTTTACAAACTGATGGGTTTTTCAAAACTTCAGCTTTTTATAGACCACCTTTTGATTGGGTGGGCAAAGGAGTACAGGCATATTTAGATGCAGATTTTGATACAGCAAATATTTCACATAAACTTAGTATAGGAGTATCCCAAAGTTTTCAAGAAAGAAATATATATGAAAATAGTTTATGGGATTCAGAGTATGGATATTCACTCGTTGATTTAAAAAATATAAAATATGACGATATTAATCCAGGGGAAAAATATAAAATACATGAGAATAAAGATACCAATATTTTGATTGGAGATGATATTCTATTTAATGACAAATGGTCTGCATTAATTGGAGTAAACTATTCAATAATAGATGAAAAACTTTATAGTTCTGATGGTAGTACAACTTCTGATTATGATAAATCTGCTACTACACCAAATTTATCTTTGATATATAAGCCATTTAAGGAGCTCACTACTTATGTAAGTTATATAGAAGCTTTAGAACAAGGAACAATAGTAGGAGATAGTTATACAAATGCCGGAGAGATTTTACCACCGCTTGTAAGTAAGCAGTATGAGGTAGGAGCAAAATATAGTTTAAATGAAAACTTCCTTATAAGCTCTGCACTTTTTAAAATAGAAAATGCAAATCAATATTCTGATGATGGGACATCAACTGGTACTTATGTACAAGATGGACTTGAAGTACATCAAGGTATAGAACTATCTGCAACAGGTAGAGTTACAGAGAACTTAACTCTTATGGGAGGATTTACTTTTATGGAATTAAGTATAGAAGACTCAAATAATCCTGACTTAGAAGGGAAAGAGCCTACAGGTGCAGCTTCAAGGTTAGCCAAAGTATTTGCTGAGTATGATATTCCTTCAATAGAGGGATTAACTCTAACAGGTGGAGTTAACTATACAGGAAAAAAATATGGTAATAGCACAAATACAGATATAGTTCCTTCCTTTACAACTTACGATGTAGGGACTAGATATAAAACTAAAATAGATAAATATCCTACAACTTTTAATGTAACTATTTCAAATCTTACAGATGAAGATTATTGGGCAGCAAGTAGCACATTAGGCGACCCTAGAAATATAGCCTTTTCAATGAAAATGGAATTTTAA
- a CDS encoding DJ-1/PfpI family protein: MQKSVGIFIFNDIEVLDFCGPFEVLSVTRIDESKRLETFSPFDVKLVSMTKDIVLTKGNMKIIPDYDFETCPKFDILIVPGGMGTRTLMYDNNVLDFIKEKVKEVELLASVCTGSLILANANLLEGINATTHWKSLQRMEEEFKNVIVCKDKHYVEDGNIISSAGISAGIDMALYIVKKYFGEEVSRATAKHMEYPYLEENKRRIEV, translated from the coding sequence ATGCAAAAAAGTGTTGGTATCTTTATCTTCAATGATATAGAAGTTTTAGATTTTTGTGGACCATTTGAAGTTTTAAGTGTAACTAGAATTGATGAATCAAAAAGATTAGAAACTTTTTCTCCTTTTGATGTAAAACTTGTTTCTATGACAAAAGATATAGTTTTGACAAAAGGAAATATGAAAATAATACCTGATTATGATTTTGAAACTTGCCCAAAGTTTGATATCTTGATTGTTCCAGGAGGAATGGGTACTAGAACACTTATGTATGATAATAATGTTCTAGATTTTATAAAAGAAAAAGTAAAAGAAGTAGAACTTTTAGCTTCTGTTTGTACAGGTTCACTTATCTTGGCAAATGCAAACTTACTTGAAGGTATAAATGCTACAACACATTGGAAAAGTTTACAAAGGATGGAAGAAGAATTTAAAAACGTAATAGTGTGCAAAGATAAACACTATGTTGAAGATGGGAATATCATCTCAAGTGCTGGAATCTCAGCAGGAATTGATATGGCACTTTATATTGTAAAAAAATATTTTGGTGAAGAAGTTTCAAGAGCAACAGCAAAACATATGGAATATCCATATTTAGAAGAAAATAAAAGAAGAATAGAAGTTTAA
- a CDS encoding DNA alkylation repair protein produces MAEQLKNVYTKEYIRNLANKIKENYQKFDIDSFINSIFNPTWETLELKMRMRHIAIILNEYLPLPYKEQLEILKPTSKDFSGFEAMFFQDFVEVFGLEDFENSIKALEVFTIDSSSEFAIRQFILKYEDETMTQMKLWAKSENEHIRRLSSEGCRPRLPWAIALPKYKKNPLKVLEIIELLKNDSSKYVQKSVANNLNDISKDNPLLVIEFVKNNLGKSKSLDWICKHASRTLLKKGDTQTLKLFGFLETNHIQIENFKVEDTVSLGEDLNFYFTLKSNQNLGNIRVEYEIEYLKAKSKFSKKIFMIYQGEIKQNQKSFLKKQSFKNMTTRKHYLGEHFISILINGKRKVKKSFLLG; encoded by the coding sequence ATGGCAGAGCAATTAAAAAATGTATATACAAAAGAGTATATAAGAAATCTAGCAAATAAAATAAAAGAAAACTATCAAAAGTTTGATATTGATAGTTTTATAAACTCAATATTTAATCCTACTTGGGAAACTTTAGAACTAAAAATGCGTATGCGTCATATTGCTATTATTCTTAATGAATATTTACCCTTGCCTTATAAAGAACAACTTGAAATACTAAAACCCACATCAAAAGATTTTTCTGGCTTTGAAGCTATGTTTTTTCAAGACTTTGTTGAGGTTTTTGGACTTGAAGATTTTGAAAATTCTATAAAAGCCTTAGAAGTGTTTACTATTGATTCTTCTTCTGAGTTTGCGATACGACAGTTTATTTTAAAGTATGAAGATGAAACAATGACTCAAATGAAACTTTGGGCAAAGAGTGAAAATGAACATATAAGAAGGCTTTCTTCTGAAGGTTGTAGACCTAGACTTCCTTGGGCTATAGCTTTACCAAAGTATAAAAAGAATCCTTTAAAAGTTTTAGAAATAATTGAGCTTTTAAAAAATGATTCTTCTAAATATGTGCAAAAATCTGTTGCAAATAATTTAAATGATATTTCAAAAGATAATCCTTTACTTGTAATAGAGTTTGTAAAAAATAATTTAGGAAAATCTAAAAGTTTAGATTGGATTTGTAAACATGCTTCAAGAACACTATTAAAAAAAGGAGATACCCAAACTTTAAAACTTTTTGGTTTTTTAGAAACAAATCATATTCAAATTGAGAATTTTAAAGTTGAAGATACTGTCTCTTTAGGAGAAGATTTAAATTTTTATTTTACTCTTAAAAGTAATCAAAACTTAGGAAATATTAGAGTTGAGTATGAAATTGAGTACTTAAAAGCTAAAAGTAAATTCTCTAAAAAAATATTTATGATTTATCAAGGAGAAATAAAACAAAATCAAAAAAGTTTTTTAAAAAAGCAAAGTTTTAAAAATATGACTACAAGAAAACATTATTTAGGTGAACATTTTATTTCTATTTTAATCAATGGTAAAAGAAAAGTAAAAAAGAGTTTTTTACTTGGATAA